A genomic stretch from Sinorhizobium terangae includes:
- a CDS encoding LLM class flavin-dependent oxidoreductase yields the protein MIPFSILDLSPITEGGSVAQSLENSRRLAIAAEENGYKRFWLAEHHGMKGIASAATSLVISHVAAATRSIRVGSGGIMLPNHSPLVIAEQFGTLAALYPGRIDLGLGRAPGTDMRTAQALRRNMEASANNFPNDVVELQALLGPVTEDQRIIAVPGADTNVPIWLLGSSHFSAHLAGMLGLPFAFASHFAPDMLLTALEIYRERFTPSAGLEKPHVMVGVMGVAADTDEEANYLFTSMQQSFVALRRNARGRFPPPVKSMDGLWSDDEKIFVDHAMTYAVVGSPETIRRKIQTFLEQTRADELIISMPIFDMEARLHSLKLFGEAQGDLAAAE from the coding sequence ATGATTCCCTTCTCCATTCTCGACCTGTCGCCGATTACCGAGGGCGGCAGCGTCGCCCAGTCGCTCGAAAACTCGCGTCGGCTGGCGATCGCCGCCGAGGAGAACGGTTACAAGCGCTTCTGGCTGGCCGAACATCACGGAATGAAGGGAATTGCGAGCGCGGCGACCTCGCTGGTCATCTCCCACGTGGCGGCGGCGACACGATCGATCCGCGTCGGCTCGGGCGGAATCATGCTGCCCAATCATTCGCCCCTCGTCATCGCCGAGCAATTCGGCACGCTCGCCGCGCTCTATCCGGGCCGCATCGACCTTGGCCTCGGTCGTGCGCCCGGCACCGACATGAGGACGGCACAGGCGCTCCGCCGCAACATGGAGGCGAGCGCCAACAATTTTCCGAATGATGTCGTGGAGCTCCAGGCGCTGCTCGGCCCCGTCACCGAAGACCAGAGGATCATCGCCGTCCCCGGCGCCGATACCAATGTGCCGATCTGGCTGCTCGGTTCCAGCCACTTCAGCGCTCACCTTGCCGGCATGCTCGGCCTCCCCTTCGCTTTCGCCTCGCATTTCGCCCCCGACATGCTGCTCACCGCTCTCGAAATCTACCGCGAGCGCTTCACGCCATCGGCCGGTCTCGAAAAACCGCACGTGATGGTCGGCGTGATGGGCGTCGCCGCCGATACCGACGAGGAGGCAAATTACCTCTTCACCTCCATGCAGCAGTCCTTCGTGGCACTCCGCCGCAACGCGCGCGGCCGCTTTCCGCCGCCGGTCAAATCCATGGATGGGCTCTGGAGCGACGACGAAAAGATCTTCGTCGATCACGCCATGACCTACGCGGTCGTCGGTAGTCCCGAGACGATTCGCAGGAAAATTCAGACCTTCCTTGAGCAGACCAGGGCCGACGAGCTGATCATTTCCATGCCGATCTTCGACATGGAGGCGCGGCTGCATTCCTTGAAGCTGTTTGGCGAGGCGCAGGGGGATCTTGCGGCCGCAGAGTGA
- a CDS encoding YebC/PmpR family DNA-binding transcriptional regulator, which produces MAGHSQFKNIMHRKGRQDAVRSKMFSKLAREITVAAKSGMPDPAMNPRLRLAIQNAKAQSMPKDNIERAIKKASGGDAENYEEVRYEGYGPGGVAVIVEALTDNRNRTASNVRSTFTKAGGALGETGSVSFSFDRVGEITYKLSAGDADKVMEAAIEAGADDVTTDEDGHTIICSFENIGEVSKALEEVLGEAETVKAIWKAQNTVPVDEEKAQSLMKLIDNLEDDDDVQNVYSNFEVSDEVLARLSA; this is translated from the coding sequence ATGGCTGGCCATTCACAGTTCAAGAACATCATGCACCGCAAGGGCCGTCAGGATGCGGTGCGCTCGAAAATGTTTTCCAAGCTCGCGCGCGAAATCACCGTCGCGGCAAAGTCGGGCATGCCTGACCCGGCGATGAACCCGCGCCTCAGGCTGGCGATCCAGAACGCCAAGGCGCAGTCGATGCCGAAGGACAACATCGAGCGGGCGATTAAGAAGGCGTCGGGCGGCGATGCGGAGAACTATGAGGAAGTCCGTTACGAGGGCTACGGCCCGGGCGGCGTCGCCGTCATCGTCGAGGCGCTGACCGACAATCGCAACCGCACCGCCTCCAATGTCCGCTCGACCTTCACCAAAGCCGGCGGCGCACTTGGCGAGACCGGCTCGGTTTCATTCTCCTTCGATCGCGTCGGCGAAATCACCTACAAGCTTTCCGCCGGCGATGCAGACAAGGTCATGGAAGCGGCGATCGAAGCGGGCGCCGACGATGTGACGACGGACGAAGACGGTCACACGATCATTTGCAGCTTCGAGAATATCGGCGAGGTGTCGAAGGCCCTCGAAGAGGTTCTTGGCGAGGCGGAAACCGTCAAGGCGATCTGGAAGGCGCAGAACACCGTGCCGGTGGACGAGGAAAAGGCGCAGTCGCTGATGAAGCTGATCGATAACCTCGAAGACGACGATGACGTTCAGAACGTCTATTCGAACTTCGAAGTTTCCGATGAGGTTCTTGCCAGGCTTTCGGCCTGA
- the ruvA gene encoding Holliday junction branch migration protein RuvA, whose protein sequence is MIGKLKGTIDEIGEDHVILDVHGVGYVAHCSVRTLAKLGRAGEAAVLFIETYVREDQLKLFGFMSALEREWFRLLQSVQGVGSKVALAVLSTLTPGELANAIALQDKTSISRAPGVGPKVAVRIVTELRNKAPAFAGEMTPSIGLKQELGEGVAPAPVSDAVSALTNLGYSRDQAANAVAAALKNGGEDADSAKLIRLGLKELSR, encoded by the coding sequence ATGATCGGTAAGCTCAAGGGCACCATAGACGAGATTGGCGAAGATCACGTGATTCTGGACGTCCACGGAGTCGGATACGTCGCCCATTGTTCGGTGCGGACACTGGCAAAGCTCGGGCGGGCCGGGGAGGCAGCGGTCCTCTTCATCGAGACCTATGTGCGTGAAGATCAATTGAAGCTCTTCGGCTTCATGAGTGCGCTGGAGCGCGAGTGGTTCCGGCTGCTTCAGAGCGTTCAGGGCGTGGGCTCCAAGGTCGCATTGGCCGTGCTTTCGACGTTGACGCCCGGCGAGCTGGCCAACGCCATAGCCTTGCAGGACAAAACGTCGATTTCCCGAGCACCGGGTGTCGGGCCAAAAGTGGCCGTTCGTATCGTCACCGAACTCAGGAACAAGGCTCCGGCTTTTGCCGGCGAGATGACCCCGTCGATCGGCCTGAAGCAGGAACTCGGCGAAGGCGTTGCGCCGGCGCCGGTTTCCGATGCGGTCTCGGCGCTCACCAATCTCGGCTATTCGCGCGATCAGGCGGCAAACGCTGTCGCGGCTGCATTGAAGAATGGGGGAGAGGACGCCGACAGCGCCAAACTCATCCGCCTGGGCCTGAAGGAACTCTCCCGGTGA
- the ruvC gene encoding crossover junction endodeoxyribonuclease RuvC — MQNTIRIIGIDPGLRRTGWGIIETLGNSLRFVASGTVISDGEMDLASRLCQLHDGLADVVHSYQPREAAVEQTFVNKDATATLKLGQARGIAMLVPARAGLRVAEYAPNAVKKAVIGVGHGEKQQIHMMLKVLMPKVQFKGNDAADALAIAICHAHNRQAVTSRLAALAG, encoded by the coding sequence ATGCAGAATACGATTCGCATCATCGGCATCGATCCGGGCCTTCGGCGCACCGGCTGGGGCATTATCGAGACGCTGGGTAACTCGTTGCGTTTCGTGGCCTCAGGCACGGTGATTTCGGATGGCGAGATGGATCTTGCGTCACGTCTCTGCCAATTGCACGACGGGCTTGCCGATGTCGTCCACAGCTACCAGCCGCGCGAAGCCGCCGTCGAGCAGACCTTCGTCAACAAGGACGCGACAGCGACGCTGAAGCTCGGCCAGGCACGAGGGATTGCCATGCTGGTTCCGGCGCGTGCCGGTCTCAGAGTAGCGGAATATGCGCCGAATGCGGTGAAGAAGGCGGTGATCGGCGTCGGCCATGGCGAGAAGCAGCAGATCCACATGATGCTGAAAGTGCTGATGCCGAAGGTTCAGTTCAAGGGCAACGATGCCGCCGACGCGCTCGCCATCGCCATCTGCCATGCGCACAACCGGCAGGCGGTGACGAGTCGCCTTGCGGCGCTTGCGGGGTAG
- a CDS encoding metallophosphoesterase, producing the protein MITRRDFMKFIGGSFTSFAALGSYAFAFEPLARLNVTRYALTPTGWTPGLKLRIVALADIHACEPWMSASRIASICRQANDLGGDITVLLGDYAAGMNFVTRYVHSSEWSKALATLSAPLGVHAIMGNHDWWEDKTAQRNGSGPTFGHRALQDVGIKVYSNQAVRLEKDGQGFWLAGLEDQRALIAGKKWKRKHMQGLDDLDGTLAQVSDTAPAILLAHEPDIFPRVPSRVALTLSGHTHGGQVRFLGHAPMVPSSYGDRYAYGHVIEDDRHLIVSGGLGCSLAPIRFGVPPEIVVVDIG; encoded by the coding sequence ATGATCACCCGTCGCGATTTCATGAAATTCATCGGCGGCAGTTTCACGAGCTTTGCGGCGCTCGGCAGCTATGCCTTTGCCTTCGAGCCGTTGGCCCGGCTCAACGTGACCCGTTACGCGCTGACGCCGACCGGCTGGACGCCCGGGTTGAAGCTGCGCATCGTGGCACTCGCCGACATCCATGCCTGCGAACCCTGGATGTCCGCGAGCCGCATCGCCTCGATCTGTCGGCAGGCGAACGATCTCGGTGGCGACATTACTGTGTTGCTCGGCGACTATGCGGCCGGCATGAACTTCGTGACCCGCTACGTTCATTCCAGCGAGTGGTCCAAGGCGCTGGCGACGCTGTCGGCGCCGCTCGGCGTTCATGCCATCATGGGCAATCACGACTGGTGGGAAGACAAGACCGCGCAGAGAAATGGCAGCGGACCGACCTTCGGACACAGGGCGCTCCAGGACGTCGGCATCAAGGTCTACAGCAACCAGGCGGTCCGGCTGGAGAAGGATGGTCAGGGCTTCTGGCTGGCAGGCCTCGAGGACCAGCGCGCCTTGATTGCGGGTAAGAAGTGGAAACGCAAACACATGCAGGGGCTCGATGATCTCGACGGCACGCTTGCGCAAGTCAGCGACACCGCTCCGGCCATCCTGCTGGCGCATGAGCCGGACATTTTTCCCCGCGTGCCGTCGCGTGTGGCGCTGACGTTGTCGGGCCATACCCATGGCGGCCAGGTACGGTTTCTCGGCCACGCTCCGATGGTGCCGTCGAGCTACGGCGACCGCTATGCCTACGGACACGTGATCGAGGATGATCGCCACCTGATCGTCTCCGGCGGCCTCGGTTGCTCGCTCGCGCCGATCCGTTTCGGCGTGCCGCCGGAGATTGTTGTTGTCGACATAGGGTAG
- a CDS encoding efflux RND transporter periplasmic adaptor subunit encodes MLRKWPLPAIFSVPFVLLAASLAAAQNAPPAPTVTVAKPVVRDVIDADEFIGRFEPVDQVAVRSRVGGYLDEVFFTDGALVKKGDKLFVIDQRPFRTALSQAEASLAAARSTLEFAESTFKRTESLTGSGTLSVSKLDDDRRALLAAQANVRGSEAAVERAKLDLEYTTITAPLSGRVDRRLISPGNLVQADQTVLTTIVSLDPIDFYFDVDERRVLSYARTARERGSALQEGGGALSVLVTIADATERPFEGKLDFSENRVDNQTGTMRLRARFANPNFILQPGLFGRVEVEGSNTYKAILVPDEAIAADQNERVVYEVGQDGSVVTKPVRLGPRLHGYRVIRSGMTGDETIIVNGLMRVRPGAKVKPELVVLPQEAAQAAESAQ; translated from the coding sequence ATGTTGCGAAAGTGGCCGTTGCCCGCAATCTTCAGTGTTCCGTTCGTTCTTCTCGCCGCATCGCTTGCGGCTGCCCAGAACGCGCCGCCGGCGCCGACGGTGACCGTCGCCAAGCCGGTCGTGCGCGATGTGATCGACGCTGATGAATTCATCGGTCGCTTCGAGCCCGTCGACCAGGTCGCCGTCCGGTCCCGCGTCGGCGGTTATCTCGATGAGGTCTTCTTTACCGACGGGGCATTGGTGAAGAAAGGCGACAAACTTTTCGTCATCGACCAGCGACCGTTCCGCACCGCTCTCTCCCAGGCCGAAGCCTCTCTTGCGGCGGCGAGGTCGACACTTGAATTCGCGGAGAGCACGTTCAAGCGGACGGAGTCGCTCACCGGAAGCGGCACGCTCTCCGTGTCCAAGCTCGATGACGATCGCCGCGCGCTGCTTGCGGCGCAGGCGAATGTGCGCGGCTCGGAGGCAGCCGTCGAGCGGGCCAAGCTCGACCTCGAGTACACGACGATCACAGCGCCGCTGAGCGGTCGCGTCGATCGACGCCTGATCTCGCCGGGTAACCTCGTCCAGGCCGATCAGACGGTGTTGACGACCATCGTTTCGCTCGACCCGATCGACTTCTATTTCGATGTCGATGAGCGTCGCGTGCTTTCCTACGCCCGCACTGCCCGGGAGCGGGGCAGTGCGCTACAGGAGGGCGGTGGGGCGCTCAGCGTATTGGTGACGATCGCCGACGCCACCGAACGACCGTTCGAAGGCAAGCTCGACTTCTCGGAAAACAGGGTGGACAACCAAACAGGCACGATGCGCCTGCGCGCCCGGTTCGCGAACCCGAACTTCATCCTCCAGCCGGGCCTCTTTGGGCGTGTGGAGGTGGAAGGCTCAAACACCTACAAGGCGATCCTTGTTCCTGATGAGGCGATCGCCGCCGACCAGAACGAACGCGTCGTCTACGAGGTCGGCCAGGATGGCAGCGTCGTGACCAAGCCCGTGCGTCTCGGACCGCGGCTGCATGGCTATCGGGTCATCCGCAGCGGCATGACCGGCGACGAGACGATTATCGTCAACGGTCTCATGCGCGTCAGGCCGGGCGCGAAGGTGAAGCCGGAGCTCGTCGTGCTGCCGCAGGAAGCGGCGCAAGCGGCGGAGAGCGCCCAATGA
- a CDS encoding efflux RND transporter permease subunit → MRFAHFFVDRPIFASVLSIVLLIVGGIAYSQLPVAQYPEIAPPTIVVRASYPGADAETVANTVATPLEQEINGVENMLYMSSYSTADGSMALTITFKLGTNLDQAQVLVQNRVSVAEPRLPEEVRRIGVTTTKSSPDLMMVVHLLSPNDRYDQLYVSNYARTRIRDLLVRLDGVGDVTLFGEREYALRVWLDPQKLSAYGMTSGDVVEALREQNVQVSGGSIGGPPMSGDTAFQYTVTTDGRFSDPRQFRYVIVKATEDGRLVQLQDVARVELGAREYVTNSYLNGKPAVALGIFSRPGTNALAAAEAIQATMAELSKDFPEGLEYRIIYNPTEFISESINEVYKTIGEAAILVALVVIVFLQSWRTAIIPIVAIPVSLIGTFGLLFAFGFSLNMLTLFGLVLAIGIVVDDAIVVVENVERNLALGMTPREAAHVTMDEVGAAVIAISLVLTAVFVPTAFIPGISGQFYLQFAVTIAVATVISAINSLTLSPALAAVLLRPHENHERESRNPVTRVGRAFANGFNRGFDRMADGYGWVVRHLVKTRLAIGASLVVFAGLLGATWYMAQIVPRGFIPTMDQGYAIVVIQLPDGASLERTDAVVQRASEMIRKVPGVRDAVAFAGFSGATFTNASNAGVIFTPFDSFEERLKNGQSATQIIGQIFGTMQSIQEAFIIAIPPPSVRGIGNAGGFKMQVMDRQSADMRRALGLARQMMGMASQTEGLTGVFTTFSASSPQFFLAIDRDKARALNVPIPNIFETLSINLGTSYVNDFNAFGRVYQVRAQADQKYRVERDDILALKVRSASGALVPLGTLVEIRDTSGPSLVQRYNMYVSVPLQGNPAPGVATGTALDKMEALAAQVLPQGTTFEWTELAFQERQTGNTAVFIFTLSVIFVFLALAAQYESWVLPLAIILIVPLSVLAALLGVAIRGFDNNVLTQIGLVVLIGLAAKNAILIVEFARQGEEEGKTPVEAAIDASRLRLRPILMTAFAFILGVVPLVIATGPGAEMRQSLGTAVFSGMLGVTLLGLFLTPVFYVTLRSLGRKRVKAVEEAPGAPAE, encoded by the coding sequence ATGAGGTTCGCCCATTTCTTTGTCGACAGGCCGATCTTCGCCTCGGTGCTTTCGATCGTGCTGCTGATCGTCGGCGGCATCGCCTATTCCCAGCTTCCGGTGGCGCAATATCCGGAAATCGCGCCGCCCACCATCGTCGTACGCGCCTCCTATCCGGGCGCGGATGCCGAGACCGTTGCCAACACCGTCGCCACCCCGCTCGAGCAGGAGATCAACGGCGTCGAGAACATGCTCTACATGTCCTCCTATTCGACCGCGGACGGCTCGATGGCGCTGACGATCACCTTCAAGCTTGGCACGAATCTCGACCAGGCTCAGGTGCTGGTGCAGAACCGCGTTTCAGTAGCCGAGCCCCGGCTGCCCGAGGAGGTCCGGCGCATCGGCGTCACGACGACGAAGAGCTCGCCGGATCTGATGATGGTCGTTCATCTGTTGTCGCCGAACGACCGCTACGACCAGCTCTATGTCTCGAACTACGCCCGTACGCGCATCCGCGACCTTCTCGTCAGGCTGGACGGCGTCGGCGACGTTACCTTGTTCGGCGAGCGCGAATATGCGCTGCGTGTGTGGCTCGATCCGCAGAAGCTCTCCGCCTATGGCATGACCTCCGGCGATGTCGTCGAGGCGCTGCGCGAGCAGAACGTCCAGGTTTCGGGTGGTTCCATCGGCGGGCCGCCTATGTCGGGCGACACCGCCTTCCAGTACACGGTTACGACCGACGGGCGTTTCAGCGACCCGCGGCAGTTCCGCTACGTGATTGTCAAGGCCACGGAAGACGGCAGGCTCGTGCAGTTGCAGGACGTCGCCCGCGTCGAGCTTGGCGCCCGCGAATATGTCACCAACAGCTACCTGAATGGCAAGCCCGCCGTTGCGCTCGGCATCTTCTCGCGCCCCGGTACCAATGCGCTCGCGGCGGCGGAAGCGATCCAGGCCACGATGGCTGAGCTTTCGAAGGATTTTCCGGAGGGGCTGGAATACCGGATCATCTACAACCCGACGGAGTTCATCTCGGAATCGATCAATGAAGTGTACAAGACGATCGGTGAGGCTGCGATCCTCGTGGCCTTGGTGGTGATCGTTTTCCTGCAATCCTGGCGCACGGCGATCATTCCGATCGTCGCCATCCCGGTCTCGCTGATCGGCACCTTCGGGCTGCTTTTTGCCTTCGGCTTTTCGCTGAACATGCTGACCCTATTCGGGCTCGTGCTTGCGATCGGCATCGTCGTCGACGACGCGATCGTCGTCGTCGAGAACGTCGAGCGCAATCTCGCGCTAGGCATGACGCCGAGAGAGGCGGCGCATGTGACGATGGACGAGGTGGGTGCGGCGGTCATTGCGATTTCGCTCGTCTTGACAGCGGTATTCGTGCCGACCGCCTTCATTCCGGGTATCTCTGGCCAGTTCTATCTGCAGTTCGCCGTGACGATCGCAGTGGCGACGGTGATCTCCGCGATCAATTCGCTGACGCTCTCGCCGGCGCTCGCGGCCGTTCTGTTGCGCCCGCACGAGAACCATGAGCGTGAGAGCCGCAATCCGGTCACACGTGTCGGTCGGGCGTTCGCCAACGGCTTCAACCGCGGCTTCGATCGCATGGCTGACGGCTATGGCTGGGTGGTACGCCATCTCGTCAAGACACGGTTGGCGATTGGCGCCTCGCTCGTCGTCTTCGCCGGTCTTCTCGGGGCCACCTGGTACATGGCGCAGATCGTGCCGCGCGGCTTCATCCCGACGATGGACCAGGGCTATGCCATCGTCGTCATCCAGCTTCCCGATGGTGCTTCGCTCGAACGGACCGACGCGGTCGTGCAGCGGGCATCGGAGATGATCAGGAAGGTGCCAGGCGTCAGGGACGCCGTCGCCTTTGCCGGTTTCAGTGGCGCGACCTTCACAAATGCATCCAACGCCGGCGTCATCTTCACGCCGTTCGACAGTTTCGAGGAGCGGCTCAAGAACGGGCAAAGCGCCACCCAGATCATCGGCCAGATCTTCGGCACGATGCAGAGCATCCAGGAGGCCTTCATCATCGCTATTCCGCCGCCGTCCGTGCGCGGCATCGGCAATGCCGGTGGCTTCAAGATGCAGGTCATGGATCGTCAGAGCGCCGACATGCGCCGCGCCCTCGGGCTTGCCCGCCAGATGATGGGCATGGCCAGCCAGACGGAGGGGCTGACCGGGGTCTTCACCACCTTCTCGGCGTCGAGCCCGCAATTCTTCCTGGCGATCGACCGAGACAAGGCACGGGCACTGAACGTGCCGATCCCGAATATCTTCGAAACGCTCTCGATCAATCTCGGCACATCCTACGTCAACGATTTCAACGCATTCGGTCGTGTCTACCAGGTTCGCGCCCAGGCCGACCAGAAATACCGGGTAGAACGGGACGACATCCTCGCCCTGAAGGTTCGTTCCGCATCGGGTGCGCTGGTACCGCTCGGAACGCTCGTCGAAATCCGCGACACCAGCGGGCCTTCGCTTGTCCAGCGCTACAACATGTATGTTTCCGTGCCGCTCCAAGGCAATCCGGCGCCTGGCGTCGCGACCGGCACCGCGCTTGACAAGATGGAGGCACTCGCTGCCCAGGTCCTGCCGCAGGGTACAACCTTCGAGTGGACCGAGCTTGCTTTCCAGGAGCGCCAGACCGGCAACACGGCCGTCTTCATCTTTACGCTCTCGGTGATCTTCGTCTTTCTCGCGCTCGCGGCGCAATATGAAAGCTGGGTGCTGCCGTTGGCGATCATCCTGATCGTGCCGCTTTCCGTTCTGGCTGCCCTTCTCGGTGTTGCCATCCGGGGGTTCGACAACAACGTGCTCACGCAGATCGGTCTTGTCGTGCTGATCGGCCTTGCCGCCAAGAACGCCATCCTGATCGTCGAATTTGCCAGACAAGGTGAGGAGGAAGGCAAAACGCCGGTGGAGGCAGCGATCGACGCAAGCCGGCTGAGGCTGCGGCCGATCCTGATGACCGCCTTCGCCTTCATCCTCGGCGTCGTGCCGCTGGTGATCGCAACGGGTCCGGGCGCCGAAATGCGCCAGTCGCTCGGTACGGCGGTCTTTTCCGGGATGCTGGGCGTGACCCTCCTCGGATTGTTCCTGACGCCTGTCTTCTATGTGACGCTGCGCTCGCTTGGCCGGAAACGGGTGAAAGCCGTCGAGGAAGCACCGGGCGCACCGGCTGAGTGA
- a CDS encoding MBL fold metallo-hydrolase, whose translation MLLRYLAYTLAAIWLIHTFWPEHAHAQQPSPPVSQCQAIAEATPKATFASFTVPGTMPASAADSEVNITYLGHSTFLIETPGGISIATDYNGWFRPPAPPTVVTMNKAHSSHYTLTPDPAIQHVLHGWGDNGKPADHDLVVGDAYIRNVTTDIRSGYGGMEHNGNSIFIFEVAGLCIGHLGHLHYELDDSHYRQIGRLDVLMVPVDGGLTMGAESMSRVVSRLRAALILPMHRPPLINDFLAMFGDDYDKSFATESSVKVSLRSLPSKPLIYVLLGG comes from the coding sequence ATGCTGCTCCGATACCTTGCCTACACTCTGGCTGCCATCTGGCTGATCCATACGTTCTGGCCCGAACATGCGCATGCGCAGCAGCCTTCACCGCCGGTGAGCCAATGCCAGGCGATAGCCGAAGCCACGCCAAAGGCGACATTCGCCAGCTTCACGGTTCCGGGGACAATGCCGGCGAGTGCGGCCGACAGCGAAGTCAATATAACCTACCTCGGCCACTCGACGTTCCTGATCGAAACGCCAGGCGGAATTTCGATCGCCACCGACTACAACGGCTGGTTCCGGCCCCCTGCACCGCCGACTGTGGTCACGATGAACAAGGCCCATTCCAGCCACTATACTTTGACGCCGGACCCCGCCATCCAGCACGTCCTGCATGGCTGGGGCGATAATGGCAAGCCGGCCGACCATGATCTCGTCGTTGGCGACGCCTATATCCGCAATGTCACGACGGACATACGTTCCGGCTACGGAGGCATGGAGCACAACGGCAATTCGATCTTTATCTTCGAGGTTGCCGGCCTCTGCATCGGCCATCTCGGCCACCTGCATTACGAACTCGACGACAGCCATTACCGCCAGATCGGCCGGCTCGACGTGCTGATGGTCCCGGTCGATGGCGGCCTGACGATGGGCGCCGAGAGCATGAGCCGCGTCGTATCCCGTCTGCGCGCCGCGCTGATCCTGCCAATGCACCGGCCGCCGTTGATCAACGACTTTCTGGCGATGTTCGGCGACGACTACGACAAGAGCTTTGCCACGGAGTCAAGCGTGAAGGTGTCGCTGCGCTCCCTGCCGAGCAAGCCCCTGATCTATGTTCTCCTCGGCGGTTGA
- the ruvB gene encoding Holliday junction branch migration DNA helicase RuvB, with translation MSEAARLIAPEKRGEDLDATLRPQSLDEFTGQAEARANLKIFIEAARNRGEALDHVLFVGPPGLGKTTLAQIMAKELGVNFRSTSGPVIAKAGDLAALLTNLEERDVLFIDEIHRLNPAVEEILYPAMEDFQLDLIIGEGPAARSVKIDLSKFTLVAATTRLGLLTTPLRDRFGIPVRLNFYTVEELELIVRRGARLMGLGMTDEGAREIARRARGTPRIAGRLLRRVRDFAEVARVEAVTRELADEALTRLLVDNMGLDQLDRRYLTMIAQNFGGGPVGIDTIAAGLSEPRDAIEDIIEPYLIQQGFIQRTPRGRVLTANAWKHLGLNPPKDIEATQFRLTLEDE, from the coding sequence ATGAGTGAAGCCGCACGCCTGATTGCGCCGGAGAAGCGGGGCGAGGATCTTGACGCGACCCTGCGTCCGCAATCGCTCGACGAATTCACCGGACAGGCGGAAGCGCGCGCCAATCTCAAGATCTTCATCGAGGCCGCGCGCAATCGTGGCGAGGCGCTCGACCACGTGCTTTTCGTCGGCCCTCCGGGGCTCGGCAAAACGACGCTTGCCCAGATCATGGCAAAGGAGCTCGGCGTCAATTTTCGCTCGACGTCCGGACCGGTGATCGCCAAGGCCGGTGACCTTGCGGCGCTGCTCACCAATCTCGAAGAACGCGACGTGCTGTTCATCGACGAAATCCACCGTCTGAACCCCGCGGTCGAGGAAATCCTCTATCCGGCGATGGAGGATTTCCAGCTCGACCTCATCATCGGCGAGGGACCGGCGGCACGCTCTGTGAAGATCGACCTGTCGAAGTTCACGCTGGTGGCGGCAACGACGCGCCTCGGCCTCCTGACGACGCCGTTGCGCGACCGCTTCGGTATTCCGGTTCGTCTCAATTTTTACACGGTCGAGGAGCTGGAGCTGATCGTCCGGCGTGGCGCTCGGCTGATGGGCCTCGGCATGACCGACGAAGGGGCGCGCGAAATTGCTCGCCGCGCCCGCGGCACGCCGCGCATCGCCGGCCGGCTCCTGCGCCGGGTGCGTGACTTCGCCGAAGTGGCGCGGGTCGAGGCGGTGACGCGGGAGCTTGCCGACGAGGCGCTGACGCGGTTGCTGGTCGACAATATGGGGCTCGACCAGCTTGACCGTCGCTATCTGACCATGATTGCCCAGAATTTCGGTGGCGGTCCGGTGGGCATTGACACGATTGCGGCGGGTCTTTCGGAACCGCGCGATGCGATCGAGGATATTATTGAACCCTATCTGATCCAGCAGGGCTTCATACAGCGCACGCCACGCGGCCGGGTGCTGACGGCGAACGCCTGGAAACATCTCGGGCTCAACCCGCCGAAGGATATCGAGGCGACGCAATTCCGCCTGACGCTCGAGGACGAATGA